The genomic interval TCTGCGGCAGGTTCAGCCCCGAGATCGTGTACGCGCCCATGTCGTGGAGGAAATCGTCCCGCAGCGCGAGGAGCGTGCCCTCGCGGGTGGCCGCGAGCTCCACGTCGTGGATCTGGTCCCGCTCCACGCAGGCGACC from Candidatus Methylomirabilota bacterium carries:
- a CDS encoding molybdopterin cofactor-binding domain-containing protein, with the translated sequence MIAPPDVGGGFGTKGMYYPEYVVVAALARQLDRPIKWIETRREHALVACVERDQIHDVELAATREGTLLALRDDFLHDMGAYTISGLNLPQ